The following proteins come from a genomic window of Brevibacillus antibioticus:
- a CDS encoding Gfo/Idh/MocA family protein: MHHVLVIGAGTMGTVHAKSYAAMENVKLVGIVDIRSERGKELAAETKTEWFESYEEAIEKLAQVDIVDVCLPTYLHKTYVKKAADAGKHVICEKPLARDKEEARFIVDYCREKNVKLFVGHVLRFFPEYEKSRQLVNDGAIGNVGVARTFRGGIFPTAWNDWYADYQNSGSLVLDMIIHDFDFLRWCFGDVERVYAKGLLGRGFARMDYALVTLRFKNGMIAHVEGSWAHEGFAMKMELAGKEGIISYDSSKEKPLVAVNRSKQAGMSGVAVPESPLRENPYFRELKHFIECIDRDLEPLVTAEDAVKAVEIARAALVSIETGKPVTLV; encoded by the coding sequence ATGCATCATGTTCTGGTAATCGGAGCAGGAACCATGGGGACTGTTCACGCGAAATCGTATGCTGCCATGGAGAACGTTAAGCTGGTCGGGATCGTCGATATCCGTAGCGAGAGAGGAAAAGAGCTGGCAGCCGAGACAAAAACAGAATGGTTTGAAAGCTATGAAGAGGCTATAGAAAAACTGGCGCAGGTTGACATCGTAGACGTGTGTTTACCTACATACCTGCATAAAACGTATGTAAAAAAGGCTGCGGATGCAGGCAAGCATGTCATTTGCGAAAAGCCGCTGGCTCGTGATAAGGAAGAAGCTCGCTTTATTGTTGATTATTGCCGGGAGAAAAACGTCAAGCTGTTCGTCGGACACGTCTTGCGCTTTTTCCCAGAGTACGAAAAGTCCCGTCAACTGGTAAATGACGGCGCGATTGGCAACGTGGGTGTGGCACGTACGTTCCGCGGTGGTATCTTCCCGACAGCGTGGAATGACTGGTACGCGGACTACCAAAACAGTGGCAGCCTTGTTTTAGATATGATCATTCACGATTTTGACTTTTTGCGTTGGTGCTTCGGAGATGTGGAGCGTGTGTACGCGAAGGGCTTGCTTGGTCGAGGCTTTGCCCGAATGGATTACGCGCTGGTTACGCTTCGCTTCAAGAACGGCATGATTGCACATGTGGAAGGCTCGTGGGCACATGAAGGCTTTGCGATGAAAATGGAGCTGGCAGGCAAGGAAGGCATCATTTCCTACGACAGCTCGAAGGAAAAACCGCTAGTGGCGGTTAATCGCTCGAAGCAAGCAGGCATGAGTGGAGTCGCAGTTCCGGAGAGTCCGCTACGTGAAAATCCGTATTTCAGAGAACTGAAGCATTTCATCGAATGCATCGACCGTGATCTGGAGCCACTCGTGACAGCAGAAGACGCCGTGAAAGCGGTAGAAATCGCTCGTGCTGCGCTTGTGTCAATCGAAACGGGCAAACCCGTAACTTTGGTGTAG
- a CDS encoding carbohydrate ABC transporter permease — protein MSVYTSRNKTTKKLLVHLLLIAGALVMIAPFIWMVLTSLKSLGESTQVPPVILPTKYQWENYTHIFEMLPFLDFYWNTVITTAAKVVGQVFLCSLAAYAFARIEFPGRNALFILFLTVLMVPGQVFLLPQFMIMKELGWLNTLTALIVPGLFSAFGTFLLRQFFMSLPKELEEAAKLDGCNHFQIYWRIMLPLAKPGLIALAIFVALWSWNDLMWPLIVNSTPDKMPLSAGLAYLTGEHTNLTNYPILMAGSVLAIWPMIIVFIFLQKHFVEGITLTGSK, from the coding sequence ATGAGTGTTTATACGAGTCGGAATAAAACGACCAAGAAATTGTTAGTTCATCTGCTGTTGATTGCAGGTGCTCTCGTGATGATTGCGCCATTCATCTGGATGGTTCTCACTTCGCTCAAGTCACTGGGCGAATCGACACAGGTGCCTCCGGTCATTTTGCCGACCAAATATCAATGGGAGAATTACACCCATATTTTTGAGATGCTGCCGTTCTTGGACTTTTATTGGAATACCGTGATCACAACCGCGGCGAAGGTAGTCGGGCAAGTATTCCTTTGCTCGCTTGCGGCGTACGCATTCGCGCGGATTGAATTTCCAGGGCGAAACGCCTTGTTCATCCTGTTCTTGACCGTTTTGATGGTGCCAGGTCAGGTGTTTCTACTCCCACAATTTATGATCATGAAAGAGCTCGGCTGGCTGAATACGTTGACAGCATTGATTGTACCGGGCTTGTTCAGTGCATTCGGCACGTTTCTTCTGCGTCAGTTTTTCATGTCGCTGCCGAAAGAACTGGAAGAAGCGGCGAAGCTCGATGGCTGCAACCATTTTCAGATTTACTGGAGAATTATGCTGCCGTTGGCGAAGCCCGGCTTGATCGCACTCGCTATTTTCGTAGCGTTGTGGTCTTGGAACGACCTGATGTGGCCGCTCATCGTTAACAGCACGCCTGATAAAATGCCGCTCTCTGCTGGCTTGGCGTACTTGACGGGCGAGCACACCAATTTGACGAACTACCCGATATTGATGGCGGGCTCCGTTCTTGCCATTTGGCCAATGATCATCGTCTTTATTTTCTTGCAAAAGCATTTTGTCGAGGGAATTACCCTAACTGGGTCCAAATAG